A genomic segment from Phragmites australis chromosome 6, lpPhrAust1.1, whole genome shotgun sequence encodes:
- the LOC133923131 gene encoding transcription factor MYB44-like → MAVPDEASGDIGAVAAERPLVKWSASVWSNDEDAVLREQVRLHGGAQNWVSISAALPGRTANSCCLRWCHHLAPGVDDAKPFTPEEDEQIIMLQSRYPNKWSTIAGFLLGRTDVDTKNRWNSVLCKQQTQEPVLDHYPPAETSDPGDDQSGSCLVLFPLAPGDLIRGNDASDAAAMDVDYGVEDPLTELRLWPSTTTRTTKMAEFKAMAQAVRAP, encoded by the coding sequence ATGGCGGTACCGGACGAGGCGTCCGGCGACATTGgcgctgttgctgctgagcggCCGCTGGTGAAGTGGTCCGCGTCCGTGTGGAGCAACGACGAGGACGCAGTGCTGCGGGAGCAGGTGCGGCTGCACGGCGGCGCGCAGAACTGGGTGAGCATCAGCGCCGCGCTGCCCGGCCGCACCGCCAACTCGTGCTGCCTCCGGTGGTGCCACCACCTGGCCCCAGGCGTTGACGACGCCAAGCCCTTCACGCCCGAGGAGGACGAGCAGATCATCATGCTCCAGAGCCGATACCCAAACAAGTGGTCCACCATCGCCGGTTTTCTCCTGGGCCGCACCGACGTTGACACCAAGAACCGCTGGAACTCCGTCCTCTGCAAGCAGCAGACGCAAGAACCGGTGCTCGACCACTACCCGCCCGCGGAGACCAGCGACCCGGGGGATGACCAGAGCGGCTCGTGCCTCGTGCTGTTCCCGCTGGCGCCCGGGGATCTCATCAGGGGCAACGATGCGAGCGACGCCGCGGCGATGGATGTGGATTATGGCGTTGAAGACCCGCTCACCGAGCTGAGGCTCTGGCCGTCCACGACCACGAGGACCACGAAGATGGCGGAGTTCAAGGCGATGGCGCAAGCTGTTCGGGCGCCATAG